TTCTGGGCAGTGAAGAGTCGCTTCCACTACAATCGCGGCGACCTTCCTGTCTGCCCGCTCGGCTGGCAATCATCGGCCCGCCTAGTGTCCCCACCTTTCCCCGGATGACTCAGTAGGGAGCAATCCATGTTGCGGTCTGTCTCGCTTGTCAACGCCTGTTTCTTGTGTCTCGCGACACTGCTTACCGCTCACGCGGCGGAAATCCCGGTCATTCAATCGGCCGGTTCCGGCAATTGGTCGGCACCCGCTTCCTGGAAGGGAGGCAAGGTTCCCGGCGGAAACGTGAAGGTGCAAATCCTCCCCGGGCATATCGTCACCTATGACGTCGACGCAGCTGACGACCTGGTGATTCGCTCGGTTCACATTGCGGGCACGCTGCGGTTCGATCCGGCGAAAAAGACGCGGCTTAATGTCGGGCTAATTAAGGTCCAAGATAGCGACGATACCGACGAAGAAGGCTTCGATTGCGAAGGGCACGTCGCCGAACCCGAACCGGGCAAGGCTCGCCCCGCGCTCCTCGTCGGCACTCCCGACGAGCCGATTGCCACCAACGGCCGCGCATTGATTCGCCTGACGATGGTCGATGGGCTGAATAAAGAATCGTGCCCGGCGATTGTCTGCTGCGGCGGTCAGATGGATTTTCATGGTCTGCCGATGAACCGCACCTGGGTCAAACTGGGTGCCACTGCCGCCAAAGGCGACCTGCAAATCACACTCGCCGAGCCCGTCACGGGTTGGCGTGTGGGCGATCAACTCATTCTGACGCCAACGCAGAACGACTACGGCGACGATCCGGTCACCGAGAAGCGAGTCATCACCGCGATCGACGGCAACGTCATTAAGTTCGCTGAGGCACTCGAGCACAAGCACTTGGGCGAAGGGGACAATCGCGGCGAAGTCGGCAACCTCAGTCGCAATGTGGTGGTCGAGTCAGCTGATCCCGCCGGCGAACGTGGCCACACCATGTATCACCGCTACTCGAAGGGAAGCATCAGCTATGCAGAGTTTCGCCACCTGGGCAAAAAGAACGTCTTGGGCCGCTATGCGTTGCACTTCCACCTGATTGGCAACACGATGCGCGGCAGTTCCGTGATTGGTGCTTCGATCTGGGACAGCCACAACCGCTGGCTGACGATTCACGGCACCAACTACCTGGTCGTGCGCGATAACGTCGGTTTCGGCAGCGTTGGGCATGGCTTCTTTTTGGAGGATGGGACCGAAATCTTCAACGTCCTCGACCGCAACCTGGCCGTGGGCGCTGTCGCGGGCAAGCGACTGCCGAAGCAGGTTCTGCAGTTCGACCAAAACGAAGGGGCCGGTTTCTGGTGGGCCAACAGTCTCAATTCGTTCACCCGTAACGTCGCAGCTGGCAACGATCTCTACGGCTATCGTTACGAAGCCACGGCTTCGCGCTCGTCAAAGCTGGATTTGCCTGTAATGCAACCCGATGGGAGCGAGAAGGTCGTCGACATTCGCACCTTGCCGTTCGTTCGATTCGAAGACAACGAAGTCCACAGCAACAGCGGTTTGTACGGTATCAACCTGGGCGAAGGGGTCAACTTTGTCGGGCCCGATGCTCGTCACCCGTTCATTGTGCGCAACACCAAAATCTGGGACGTCCACTATGGCTTCCGCCCGCAAGTGCCGTCGCTGCTGGTCGAGAACATGACGATTCAGTCGCACTACGGCGTCTATCACCCCAACTTCGATCGCCACGTCTATCGCGACCTCACGATTCGCTCGACCAACACCGAGCCGTTCAATCGGGGCCACGATGATGCCAGCCGTCAGCACGGCATTGTGACTGTCGATGGCCTGACGTTCGACAACATGCGTTCGGGGGGCATGCCGCTGATTCAAATCTCTGACCACAACGTGACCGGCAATGCCGTTTCGCACTTTCGCCGAGTCAGCACGACGAACTGGAAAGACAATTCGCGTACGCGGGCACTGGTCAATCTCGGTGGCGGTCCGCGCCCTGTGCCGAGCACCGAAAAGGGGGTGCCGATCTATTTGCACGATCATTACGGCCCCGGTCGCCACGCGATGGTCGTCAGCACTCGTTCGCCCGAGTACAAGGCCGCGCCCGATTCGTTCCGCAAAGAGCCGCCACTCACGGGTGACGAGTCCGCGGTGAAGGAAGTCTCGAACATGGAGTTTCCCAAGGTCCTCGACCCGGTCGATGATCTGCCGCCGGCCACCGTCATTACGCATGTTGCCAGGAAGGACGGCAAGTTGCTCGTCCGCGGCACCTGCAGCGACAACGGCGAAGTGAAGCAGGTTGTGGTTAACGGCCAACAGGCCAAGGCCACGTCGGCCAATTTCGGCGAATGGGAAGTTTCACTCGCTGCTGCGAAGGACACGAAGCTCGCCGCCCACGCCATCGACGCTGCTGGCAATCAAGAAAAACTGACGCACGAAGTGGCCGTGCCGTAGTTTGGCAGTCCTTCGTATATATCAACTCGCACAACGGGCGCTATTGCAGGCTAGCGCTCGTATGTTAGCGTTTGCGTACTTTGTTCTTCGCACCGAAGGTGCTTAACAATTTAGCCCGGCCCACCGGGCCGGGTCAGAGAGTCGTGTGAAACTTACGCCCTGAAAGGGCACCCACACTTGCGATAGGTGAGACGATGCCACAGTCGTTCGTCAAAAACTACATTCACCTCATCTACAGCACCAAGTACCGAGAACGACGAATCAAGCCTCAGTTCGAGTCTCAACTCTGGGCGTACCAAGCCGGAATATTCAAAGCCTGGGATAGTCCGGCAATTGCCGTTGGCGGCGTGGAGGACCACGTGCACGCGCTGTTCATGCTTTCGAAGAATGAAAAGTTGACCAAAGTCATTGAGGAAGTGAAGAAGGCGAGCTCGAAGTGGATGAAATCGGATGGGCCGCGTGATCGCGCGTTTTACTGGCAAACTGGTTATGCCGCATTCTCGGTTAGTCAGTCCAATGTGGACGAAGTGAACCACTACATCGAGACGCAACGTTCACACCACGAGAAGTTGTCGTTTCAGGATGAACTCCGCGCAATCTGTGCCAAACATCACATTGAGTTGGATGAACGGTACGCCTGGGACTAAGCAGTCCCTTGTTGCGCCCTTTCAGGGCTAATCGCCTCATGCCTCTGCCTACCCGGCCCGTTGGGCCGGGCTAGGCTGTGAGGCACCTTCGGTGCAAAAAGCGAGTTAGTTGCTTCAACTGCCACCCTAACGGAGTTGTGCCAATTTCGCATTCTTTATCAAACGCCTTGCGGGCCCGTTAACGCCTGGGGCAACTGGTGCTGGCATTGGCTTCTTGGGTTCGCGGGTTCGCTTACCCCAAAAACCGACATTGCCAAAAATGGGCAGGGCGGAGATGATTGCCGCCACTAGAAAACGCGCGGGTTCGCTGATTGGCGAATCGAGCGCGATGCAAACCGCCGGGCAGGAGGCCGCTAGCATGCAGTCGAATTCTTTGAACCGTTCTCTTTCCGGGCTGCGATTAAGCATAAGTCTGCTCGCTAGCTTGATTTTGGCGCTCGTTTCGACCGGCTGTGGCGGCAGCAAACCGGCAGTCCCTGCGGCCAGCATTGAAGCGGCGCAGACCGCGGCCGTGCCAACGACCGAAGTTTCGAACACCAGCGCTTTCCCCGAGAAAGCACCCGTGCAGAAGCTGCCCGTGGCCGACCCGATTGTGCTCATTCACACGTCGCTGGGCGATATCAAGCTGCAACTGTTCATTCAGAAAGCTCCGCAGACAGTAGATAACTTCCTGCGTAACTATGTGAATCGCAACTTCTACGACCAGACGATTTTCCACCACGTCGACAAAGGCTCGCTGCTGGCAGCGGGTGGCTATTCGCCAGATTTGCAACCGAAACCGACGCGGGCTCCGGTTTTTAATGAAGCCGCCAACGGCCTGAAGAACAAGCGCGGCACGATTTCGCTCGCCCGCGACCCGGGTGTTGCCCACAGCGGCACGTCGCAGTTCTTCGTGAACGTGGCCGACAACGAAGGGCTCGATTACGTGGGCGATACCAGCGATGCCGACTTCGGCTACTGCGTGTTTGGTCAGGTGATCGAAGGACAAGACGTGATCGACAAGATCGCGCAAACGCCAGTCGCCGCGCAAGGCGATTTTCCTGCCATGCCCCAGCAAGCAGTTGTCATTCAAAGCATTCACCAGCTGAAATAGATCTGGCAAGCCATCACTTAAAAACAATCCGGGCAATGACTTAAGGCTTGGCCAGCTGCCAGTCCTTGCGATGCCGGCCGGCGATGTATAATAGCTGGCAACGAATTCTCCCTAACTTTGCCCGCAGTTGGCAGCGGTCTCGTGACCAATCTTAACTGCGGGAACTCGGTGATTACCTGTCGCGCCGCACGCGCGGGTTAATAACTGCGGGTTGACTATCGCACCAGGCTGAACGACACAAGTCCCTCCTTCGTCGTCAGCAATTCTTAACTGCCTCACCGCCCGGAAGTGATTCGCCGTGAGCTTGTGCTCCGGCCTCTACTCGCACCTTCCCCGCTGAAGTGTGAGCCGCCATTTTTGGGAGCGGCACCCAGCGATCCGCAGCGAGTTCCTACCGCCCTAAACTGGCATCCGCCAACCATGACAACCGACCCCGATCCGAATAAACCTGCTTCGCAACTAGAACTTGCCAACCTAGGCGCGGCGGCCAATCTCAATCCCGACGAGCCGGTGCAGGAAGTCGACGCCGACAAGGCCATCGAACCGCTCGATGAGCCGGGCATGACTCAAGCGGTCAAAACGCTGCTCGTCGGCAAGCCGCTCGACCTGGCCGACCACTCCATCCATCAGCACATTTCGCTGATCGCGTTCTTGGCCTGGGTGGGTCTCGGTGCCGACGGATTATCGTCCTCGTGTTATGGTCCCAGCGAAGCTTTCGAGCACTTGCGGGGGCACACCTATCTGGCTCTGTTCCTAGCGCTGGCGACGGTCTTTACGGTCGTGATTATCTCGGCCTGCTATAGCTACATCATCGAGGCGTTTCCTAGCGGCGGTGGCGGTTACCTCGTCGCCAGTAAGATGCTGGGGAAAGAGATCGGCGCACTGAGCGGTTGTGCGCTGGTGGTCGACTATATCTTGACTGTAACCGTGTCGATTGCTGCGGCTGGTGACGCCCTGTTTGGTCTCTTCGGCCCGTCGATCTTATCCCTCGTGCGTACGCTGCATCTGCCGTTTCAAGACGAGACCAGCGTCAAGCTGGGGCTGGAGATTGCCGCGATTCTATTTCTGATTGTCCTCAACCTCCGGGGTGTGAAAGAGTCGGTGACGATCCTCGCGCCGATCTTTGTGATCTTCTTAATCACGCACGCGATTCTGATTGTGGGTGTGCTCGGTTCGCACGTGGGCGATATCGGCGGCCTGGCGACCGATGTTTCCAGCCACATCCGCAGCGACGTGAGCAATCCCGCGATTGGCTGGTGGTTCCTGCTGAGCATGTTATTGAAGGCTTATTCGCTGGGTGCGGGTACCTATACGGGTATCGAGGCTGTTTCGAACAGCATGGCGGTGATGCGCGAACCGCGGGTTGCAACTGCCCAGCGGACGATGATCTACATGGGCGCATCACTGGCCATTACAGCAGGCGGCCTGATGCTCGCTTATCTGCTGTTTGAACTCGATTTGAAGAAGTACTACGGCACCGTGGGGAGCCACAACGCCGCGGTCAGCACTGCTGACTCCATCGAAGTTGGCCAGCCCGCACACAAGCAACTCGATAGCCTGGAAGCACTCAAGCACGACCGCAAGCAAACGATGAACGACTTGCTGGTGCAGTGGTATGTCAGCGGGACAGACAAGGTCATCAAGCAAGAGGACATCGGCTGGTTCGCGCGCACGTTTCGGTACATCACCATTCTGTCGGAAGCGGTGCTGCTGCTGGTGGCTGCGCAGGCGGGCTTCATTGGCGGGCCGAAGTGCCTGGCAAACATGGCCTACGATAGTTGGGTACCGCATTGGTTCGGCAGCTTGTCCGAACGATTGTCGTCGCACTACGGCATTGTGCTCATCGGCCTCAGTTCGATGGCCGCGCTCTGGGTGACCGGCGGCAACATTTCGAAACTGGTCATCATGTATTCGATCAACGTGTTCGTCACCTTCACGCTCTCGATGATCGGCATGTGCCTCTACTACTATCCCATGCGAGGCAAGCTGCCGAACTGGAACATGAGGATGACGCTCTTCACCTTCGGCGCGATTCTGTGCGGCAGCATTCTGGTCGTGACCGTGTCGTTCAAATTCCGCGAAGGTGGTTACATTACCGTTGTGGTTACTGGCGCACTGACGATCGTCGCTCTGCTCATTCGCCGCTACTACGTCGGCGTGACAGCCCGGCTCCGCGGGCTGGATGAATCGCTCGGCACCATCGAAGTGCAAGGCAAGCCGAACAAGACGCCGCCGAACCCGGAACATCCCACCGCGGTCATCCTGGTGGGTGGCTACAGCGGGCTGGGTGTCCACACGCTGCTGAACGCGCTCCGTTTTGTGCCGAATCACTTTAAGAACGTGATTTTCATCTCTGTGGGGGTGGTCGACTCCGGTAACTTCAAGGGGATTGAAGCGATGGAAGACTTGCGCAAACACACGGAAGATTCGCTGGAAAAATATGTCGACCTCGCGCGGCGACTCGGCCTGCCGTCGCGGGCCTACATGTCGATTGGCACCGACGTGGTCGACGAACTGGAACAACTGTGCCGCGTGGTTCACCGCGACTTTCCCGGCGCGGTCGTCTTTGCCGGGCAACTCGTTTTCCAGCGCGAAACCTGGTACGGCAAGCTCCTCCACAACCAAACGGCCTACTCACTCCAGCGCCGCTTGCAGTGGGACGGCGTGCCAATGGTGATTCTGCCAACCCGGGTTCGCGGGTAAGAATGGCGTATTTAAGCCCTAGGCGCAGGGGGGTAACCAGGTGATAGAATTGCCGGTTGCCTGAGTGCCGACCAATCGCAATTTCCCACCTTTCAGGTCAACTCGGGCTACTCACGGGAGTGCCCCCATGCCAACCGGTAAACTCGACGCGAGTGCGGGCGGTCAGAATCGATTGTCGACTGCCGAGCAGTTACGGCGCGAGGCGTTGCACGAATTCCTGGGAATCGCCGCGGACGAGGAGGTGACCAGTGCGCGCCTGCTCGGTTTGCGCGAAGACGAGCGGAACGTGACCGTCATTGAACGGGCCGCGGATCGTCAACTGCAGTACGTGCGGGGCTGCGCGACCAATCGCAAGTATGGCCCGATCCTCCAGCAACTGCTGAACGAAATTTCGGCTGCGAAGGATTCGCTCAGCAATGCTCCGCCGGTCTTGGAAAAGCATGTTACGGAGAAGCCGGTCCCCGCGCCAGTCACTGCTGCCCCAGCGCAATTACAAGTCGCCAAGCCGCTTCCGCAGGCACATCCCAAACCGCTCCCCCAGGCGGCGATTCTAACTCCGGAAGTTGTCACGCAGCCGATCGTCATTCAGCGGCATGCTGGTCAGCACGCTGCGCACGACACCAAACAACCAACGTTCCTCCAACAACGCTGGAAGGAACTGGCAGCGGGCGGAATAGTTCTCGGTAGCGGCTTGCTGGCTCTACTGATCGCTCTGTGGATCTCGAATTCAGGTAAACCAGCGACGACTGCCGAGAGAGCGCACACGGGGTCAGAGGCGACCGCTCCCCAGCCAACAGGCAAAAAGGATCGGAGCAAGCCGACCACGCAGATTCCCGCTTCGACTGGTCCCGATTTTCAGTTCAAGCCAATTCAAGAAGATACCAATCCGGCCCCGGCCAATACGTCGCCGCCAATGACGGAAGTTTCGTCGATCAATCAACCTGTGCGGTCCTTTCTGCCGCCGGGCGTTGTGCCGGCCGACCAGCCTCCGGTTGACCAGCCCACCACAGGTAATTCGCTCGTGCCTCAGGGTCCCGGCCCATTGCCAGCTGCGAACGTTCCGACTCTGAGCAAAGAACAAGTCGATGCCAAGCGAACCACGCTGCTCGAGCGAATCGGTCTGGAGAAGACCGCCAAGCCCACGGTGAAGCAGTATGAGCAGATTCGCGAATTCGCTAACGATCCAACGGTCAAGACCGACCCGGTCGCGCATAAGGCGACAATCATCGTGCTGTTTACCGCTGCCACGCAGTTGGACGATGGCGAGAAAATGCTGGATGCCCTGGGGCACATCCGCGGCCAGGCAGCTTTGTTCAACAAGCAAGAGTCGCTCGTCTGCGCGAAGATGACGATGCAAACCCTGGCCAAGTCGGGCAAGCATAACGGCGCTCTGAATCTGCTGCAGGAAATTGAGGCTGCCGACGAAATGCCCAGGGAGGAGGTTCCCGGCTTGCAAGCCAGCATTCTGCGCGCTGCGGTGACGGTCAAAGAAGTACGCACGAACGAAGTCGAACGGGGCCAGGTTGCCCGCAAAATGCTGGACGTAGCCCGCGCTATGGCCAAGGTCGATCCGGCGGCGGCCAGAATTCTCATCACCGATGCTTTGAAGGCTTTCGGCACGGTACAGGATCCTGTCCTGCGCAAGGCGTTTGTCGACCAATCGAAAGAGACTCGGGCCGACGTCGATGCCGCGCAGCGATTTCACGACGCGACTGCCGCCCTCAAAAGCGACCCAAGCAACGAATCGGCTCAGAACATCGTCGCCGAATATGAGTTCGCCAGCGGCGATGTTCGCAAGGGACTTACCTTGCTCGCCGCCCTTCCCGCCAGCTATCCGCTTTCGAGCCTAGCAAAAGAAACCAACGAGGTTCTCGCTCCGGCCGCAGCGAGCAATGGGAACCGTTGTCTTGAGTGCGCAGAAGACTGGTTGAAGATCGCCACGAGCGGCACCAGCGCTCGCAAACTAGCAGCCCAACGAGTTGCTGCCACGTTGTTGCAGCAGGCGGTTGACTCTAAGGAAATTGACGTCATCTCACTGGCGAGTGCCAAGAAGTTGCTGGCCGACTTGGGACCAATCGATTCGCTCCGCAGCCCTCAAATAGCAGAAGCTCCCCAACCGTTACAGCCAAGAACGATCGATGCGTTAGAGGGCCTGGACTTGGCCAAACATGTCGTCGATGGTGAGTGGTCACGAACCGACAAGGGTGATCTGGTCGTTAAGACGATAGAGTCTTCACATCTTGTGCTGCCCGGCTGGCAGGCACCTGCCGGGAGCGACTTCGAGATTCAACTCGATTTTGAAGTGGAGCGATTGCAGGGAAGAGAAGGAATCCACATTATCGTGCCGGTGGGACCGAGAACTTCAGTCACCCTCGGCGGTTGGCCCGATACGGGTTATTACTCTGGCATCGGCAATTTGGACGGCCAAAAACCAAACAACAACAGCTCGTCAGTGAAGGGAAACGTGCTCCCAGCGGGGAAGCATCACGTCACTGCGCAGGTTGCCCAACGAGGCGCGACAGCATCGATCGTCATCTTCGTCGACAGCAAGGAATGGATCCGCTGGAGTGGCGACTTACAGCGATTAACATCGTCATCGTCAAAGGGCCTGGCATTGGAACCCGGGCGTTTTTATCTGGGCTCTTACAAGAGCGAGTTTGCTTTCCGCTCGATCGTTTTTCATGCCAACGCATCGAGCGCTGGCCCTTCATCCGCCAGCCAATTACCGGTCGGGTCTTCGCCTCCGCTTGCAGTCCAGGAGGATCTAACGCAGGAGCCAACTCGTCCCAACTATGTTCCCAAAGAAGCTGTCTGGAACGCCGAGTTTGGCAGTTGGTACCAGATGCTGGACAAATCGATGAATTTTAACGAGGCGATCAAGGTCGCCGCAGCGCAGTCTGCGACTCCGGTAATTGTCGACTCGCTCGAAGAGAACAACTTCGTCTATCGCTTGTTGCCGAAGCAGCAAGATATCTGGCTGGGGCTAGTCAAGGGAGCCGACGGCAAACTGTATCGGCTTGATGGCCAGTTGGCTGCGTTCGAGAATTGGAATCCGGGAGAAGGAACTTTCAAGGGAGAGAAGCACGTCTTTATGATGTGGGGCGGCAAGCATGCCGATTCGTACCCGGACAATAAGCAAGCGCGGGTTTGTCTCGAATGGAAATATCAGCCCAGGACCGCTCCGCGCAAAAACTAAGACGCAAGTGTTGCTTCACGCCCCTACGCCGCGGTGGCGGAAAAGCATGTCAGCCCGTCTTCTCGTACGCTTCGCGTTCGAAGGGATTGTCCCAATAAGGGTGCTTGCCGCGGAGCCACAGCCAAAGGGACGAGAGCAGATAGGCCGGGATGAAGAAGAGCCCCCAGCGTTCGTACTGCTGCACGTGAATGAACTCGTGAGCGCGCGTGCGGTCGAGATCCGACTGTCCGCACGCGATGACGGTGTGCCCCAGCGTCATCGCTGCTGCGCCGCCGATGACCGGTGCCCGGTTAAGGAGCCAGGCGAGGAATCGCCCTTCGAATTCGAGGACTCGCCCCCGCAAGCGGCACGATCCGCCACTCGCCAGGCTGAGCAAGCCGAGCGACACTCCCACCAACGACCAGGGAGCTGCCCAGACAATGGCCAGGGCAATCAGAATTCGCCAACCGAGTTGCTTCATGGTTGAATTGAGGATCGTCAGGTGGGCGGTGGCCCCTTGCCATTGCCGTCATCCAAGGGGTAACGTGGTTGGTTCGACAGCTGTGCAAAACGGCTTGTCGAACATCTGATTTACTCCCACCTTACCCAATATACAGAGGATGACTTTATGGGCGTTCTGGTTCAACAAGCGGCTCCCGACTTCAAGGCTCAGGCCGCAATGCCCGACGGCTCGTTCAAGACCGTCGGCCTGTCCGATTACCAAGGCAAGTACGTATTGCTGTTCTTCTGGCCACTCGATTTTACCTTCGTCTGCCCCACCGAGATCATCGCCTTCTCGGATCGGAACGAAGATTTCGAAAAGTTGAACGTGCAAATCCTCGGCGTCTCGGTCGATAGCCACTTCACCCACCTGGCGTGGAAGAACACAGCCCGCACCGATGGCGGCCTCGGCCAGATCAACTATCCGCTCGTCGCCGACCTGAACAAAGAAATCTCGCGGGCCTACGACGTGCTGATCCCCAGCGGCATCGCCCTGCGTGGCTTGTTCCTGATCGACAAGGAAGGGAAGGTCCGTCACCAGGTCGTCAACGACCTGCCCCTCGGCCGCAGCGTCGACGAAGCCCTCCGCATGGTGCAAGCCCTGCAGTACTTCGAAAAGAATGGCGAAGTCTGCCCCGCCAACTGGAAGGAAGGGGCTCGCACCATCAAGCCCACCGTCGGCGACAGCAAGAAGTTCTTCGCCGCCGAATACACCAGCAAGGGATAATGCCCCGTAGCGCGTTTTCGTAGCGTGGGCTTTAGCCCACGATTTGATTGCCAGCAAAACAACGCTCAAAGGGGCGCGTGAATCACGTGCCCCTTGTTCGTTGGTGCGCAAATCTGATAGAGGACTAGTTTAAGTAACTAGTAAAGGTGACTCACCACTTGTGGGACTTCGATGAGTTTTACGAGACGGTGCTTCAGTACTGCTAGTCGGACTAGGGCCGGTCGCTCTGGCAGTTTTTCTTCCTGCGGTGGTAGAATTGGAGCATGGAGAAGTACTCCCTCAATAAGTCGCTTCGCGTTTACTGGCTAAATCTTTTGGCAATTCTTCTCGCACCAGCGGCAACGGTGGCCGCGCTGGTTTTCTTCAAGCCCCTTTTTCCGATCGTGTTCTTCTCGCTCGGGATTTTCGCCACTGTAGTGCCCTATCACATGGGGAAAGCACCGGTTTCCTACCTAATAGCTTGCCAACTTTTGTTCGTCCTCGGCGCCTTTTTCGTGCCTCTTGTTTTTTGCATGCTTTGGGCTGCGGGTGTCCCGGAAGAAATGCTCAACAAGTGGTGGACTGAGACCTGGAGCTAGACCGTGAGGAGACGACTCCCTCAAGTTAGCCCACTACCGTTAATCTGAGGCGTTTGTTTGCTCTCACGTTTCTCGATATCATAGAAGTGTGAGTACCTCGCTCTTCGAGCAGATTATCGAACCTTTTGCTGAATGCCTGACACCCGAGGCAGCGCAAAAAATAGTGGCGATTCGCGCGGATGCGGCGACGCAGGCTCGCATTGATGAACTGGCCGATAAAGCAAATCATGGCCTGCTGACAGAAGCGGAAAAGGCCGACTACGACCGCTACTTGGCGACGTCTCATTTTGTCAGCCTGCTACAGGCACGCGCACGAAAGATTGTAACCTAGCTCTATGAGCCATCTGCCATGCTCAAACGCTTGCTTGCATACCTATTCTCTCCACCAGATGACCCGGGGATTGTGCGGGCGACGCCGGCAGAGATTGCCAATGATCGGATCTTGCGAGGCGACATTCCCAAACTAACGACGCAGGAACTGACTCGAGTTTGCGAGGAGTATTGGGCGCAGTTTCCCGACCCGACGATTGAAGTAGACACTGCTGCGAAACCTCCTC
Above is a window of Anatilimnocola aggregata DNA encoding:
- a CDS encoding peroxiredoxin, with the protein product MGVLVQQAAPDFKAQAAMPDGSFKTVGLSDYQGKYVLLFFWPLDFTFVCPTEIIAFSDRNEDFEKLNVQILGVSVDSHFTHLAWKNTARTDGGLGQINYPLVADLNKEISRAYDVLIPSGIALRGLFLIDKEGKVRHQVVNDLPLGRSVDEALRMVQALQYFEKNGEVCPANWKEGARTIKPTVGDSKKFFAAEYTSKG
- a CDS encoding peptidylprolyl isomerase, which produces MQSNSLNRSLSGLRLSISLLASLILALVSTGCGGSKPAVPAASIEAAQTAAVPTTEVSNTSAFPEKAPVQKLPVADPIVLIHTSLGDIKLQLFIQKAPQTVDNFLRNYVNRNFYDQTIFHHVDKGSLLAAGGYSPDLQPKPTRAPVFNEAANGLKNKRGTISLARDPGVAHSGTSQFFVNVADNEGLDYVGDTSDADFGYCVFGQVIEGQDVIDKIAQTPVAAQGDFPAMPQQAVVIQSIHQLK
- a CDS encoding C-type lectin domain-containing protein; translation: MPTGKLDASAGGQNRLSTAEQLRREALHEFLGIAADEEVTSARLLGLREDERNVTVIERAADRQLQYVRGCATNRKYGPILQQLLNEISAAKDSLSNAPPVLEKHVTEKPVPAPVTAAPAQLQVAKPLPQAHPKPLPQAAILTPEVVTQPIVIQRHAGQHAAHDTKQPTFLQQRWKELAAGGIVLGSGLLALLIALWISNSGKPATTAERAHTGSEATAPQPTGKKDRSKPTTQIPASTGPDFQFKPIQEDTNPAPANTSPPMTEVSSINQPVRSFLPPGVVPADQPPVDQPTTGNSLVPQGPGPLPAANVPTLSKEQVDAKRTTLLERIGLEKTAKPTVKQYEQIREFANDPTVKTDPVAHKATIIVLFTAATQLDDGEKMLDALGHIRGQAALFNKQESLVCAKMTMQTLAKSGKHNGALNLLQEIEAADEMPREEVPGLQASILRAAVTVKEVRTNEVERGQVARKMLDVARAMAKVDPAAARILITDALKAFGTVQDPVLRKAFVDQSKETRADVDAAQRFHDATAALKSDPSNESAQNIVAEYEFASGDVRKGLTLLAALPASYPLSSLAKETNEVLAPAAASNGNRCLECAEDWLKIATSGTSARKLAAQRVAATLLQQAVDSKEIDVISLASAKKLLADLGPIDSLRSPQIAEAPQPLQPRTIDALEGLDLAKHVVDGEWSRTDKGDLVVKTIESSHLVLPGWQAPAGSDFEIQLDFEVERLQGREGIHIIVPVGPRTSVTLGGWPDTGYYSGIGNLDGQKPNNNSSSVKGNVLPAGKHHVTAQVAQRGATASIVIFVDSKEWIRWSGDLQRLTSSSSKGLALEPGRFYLGSYKSEFAFRSIVFHANASSAGPSSASQLPVGSSPPLAVQEDLTQEPTRPNYVPKEAVWNAEFGSWYQMLDKSMNFNEAIKVAAAQSATPVIVDSLEENNFVYRLLPKQQDIWLGLVKGADGKLYRLDGQLAAFENWNPGEGTFKGEKHVFMMWGGKHADSYPDNKQARVCLEWKYQPRTAPRKN
- the tnpA gene encoding IS200/IS605 family transposase, with the translated sequence MPQSFVKNYIHLIYSTKYRERRIKPQFESQLWAYQAGIFKAWDSPAIAVGGVEDHVHALFMLSKNEKLTKVIEEVKKASSKWMKSDGPRDRAFYWQTGYAAFSVSQSNVDEVNHYIETQRSHHEKLSFQDELRAICAKHHIELDERYAWD
- a CDS encoding APC family permease, producing MTTDPDPNKPASQLELANLGAAANLNPDEPVQEVDADKAIEPLDEPGMTQAVKTLLVGKPLDLADHSIHQHISLIAFLAWVGLGADGLSSSCYGPSEAFEHLRGHTYLALFLALATVFTVVIISACYSYIIEAFPSGGGGYLVASKMLGKEIGALSGCALVVDYILTVTVSIAAAGDALFGLFGPSILSLVRTLHLPFQDETSVKLGLEIAAILFLIVLNLRGVKESVTILAPIFVIFLITHAILIVGVLGSHVGDIGGLATDVSSHIRSDVSNPAIGWWFLLSMLLKAYSLGAGTYTGIEAVSNSMAVMREPRVATAQRTMIYMGASLAITAGGLMLAYLLFELDLKKYYGTVGSHNAAVSTADSIEVGQPAHKQLDSLEALKHDRKQTMNDLLVQWYVSGTDKVIKQEDIGWFARTFRYITILSEAVLLLVAAQAGFIGGPKCLANMAYDSWVPHWFGSLSERLSSHYGIVLIGLSSMAALWVTGGNISKLVIMYSINVFVTFTLSMIGMCLYYYPMRGKLPNWNMRMTLFTFGAILCGSILVVTVSFKFREGGYITVVVTGALTIVALLIRRYYVGVTARLRGLDESLGTIEVQGKPNKTPPNPEHPTAVILVGGYSGLGVHTLLNALRFVPNHFKNVIFISVGVVDSGNFKGIEAMEDLRKHTEDSLEKYVDLARRLGLPSRAYMSIGTDVVDELEQLCRVVHRDFPGAVVFAGQLVFQRETWYGKLLHNQTAYSLQRRLQWDGVPMVILPTRVRG
- a CDS encoding G8 domain-containing protein, which encodes MLRSVSLVNACFLCLATLLTAHAAEIPVIQSAGSGNWSAPASWKGGKVPGGNVKVQILPGHIVTYDVDAADDLVIRSVHIAGTLRFDPAKKTRLNVGLIKVQDSDDTDEEGFDCEGHVAEPEPGKARPALLVGTPDEPIATNGRALIRLTMVDGLNKESCPAIVCCGGQMDFHGLPMNRTWVKLGATAAKGDLQITLAEPVTGWRVGDQLILTPTQNDYGDDPVTEKRVITAIDGNVIKFAEALEHKHLGEGDNRGEVGNLSRNVVVESADPAGERGHTMYHRYSKGSISYAEFRHLGKKNVLGRYALHFHLIGNTMRGSSVIGASIWDSHNRWLTIHGTNYLVVRDNVGFGSVGHGFFLEDGTEIFNVLDRNLAVGAVAGKRLPKQVLQFDQNEGAGFWWANSLNSFTRNVAAGNDLYGYRYEATASRSSKLDLPVMQPDGSEKVVDIRTLPFVRFEDNEVHSNSGLYGINLGEGVNFVGPDARHPFIVRNTKIWDVHYGFRPQVPSLLVENMTIQSHYGVYHPNFDRHVYRDLTIRSTNTEPFNRGHDDASRQHGIVTVDGLTFDNMRSGGMPLIQISDHNVTGNAVSHFRRVSTTNWKDNSRTRALVNLGGGPRPVPSTEKGVPIYLHDHYGPGRHAMVVSTRSPEYKAAPDSFRKEPPLTGDESAVKEVSNMEFPKVLDPVDDLPPATVITHVARKDGKLLVRGTCSDNGEVKQVVVNGQQAKATSANFGEWEVSLAAAKDTKLAAHAIDAAGNQEKLTHEVAVP